From Ignavibacteria bacterium, one genomic window encodes:
- a CDS encoding CRISPR-associated endonuclease Cas1: protein MEDIGLLEIDSLQVTSTSSLLVKLLKNSSTTIFCDGTRHPIGLLLPLEGNSLHALRLRQQIESSLPTRKRSWQEIIKCKNRNQADVLLELGADDRVIRRRIQKVLTNDSTNQEGVSAAAYWKAVLSLFKTRSDPDGPFPSNALNYGYAVVRLVLPAA from the coding sequence ATTGAGGACATTGGACTTCTCGAAATCGACTCACTTCAAGTCACGTCCACATCATCATTACTCGTTAAACTGCTCAAGAATAGCTCTACTACCATTTTCTGCGATGGCACTCGCCATCCCATTGGGTTGTTGCTTCCCTTGGAGGGGAACAGCCTTCATGCATTGCGTTTGCGGCAACAGATTGAATCGTCGCTGCCAACTAGAAAGCGTTCGTGGCAGGAGATCATCAAGTGTAAAAACCGCAATCAGGCAGATGTACTTCTTGAGTTAGGTGCGGACGATCGCGTAATCCGACGTCGGATTCAGAAAGTGCTAACCAACGACAGTACCAATCAGGAAGGTGTAAGTGCGGCAGCTTATTGGAAGGCTGTGCTGAGTCTTTTCAAGACGCGAAGTGACCCCGATGGTCCGTTTCCCAGTAATGCCCTGAACTATGGTTATGCCGTGGTGCGGCTCGTGTTGCCCGCAGCTTAG
- a CDS encoding class I SAM-dependent methyltransferase, whose translation MTPEWYASWFESPWYMRLYRHRTEEEAREAVDLVQRLAGVPRGSKVLDLCCGYGRHALALAEHGYKVTGLDNSHYLIDRARELYPHENVNYVVGDMRGPFPMGPFHAIANFFTSFGYFDTHEQNVSVLHAIRANLVEGGVFVMDFLNAKLLRSTLVAESMGLIDDVTVMQERWIDEPFVRKRITISNPCSYEQEFEERVWLYDKDALVDMCIEAGLRVRSIHGWYDGAEFNEAISTRCIIVAEAT comes from the coding sequence ATGACGCCCGAGTGGTATGCGTCGTGGTTTGAATCTCCGTGGTACATGCGCCTCTACCGTCACCGCACGGAAGAAGAAGCCCGCGAGGCCGTGGATCTCGTGCAGCGTTTGGCCGGTGTCCCCCGCGGCAGCAAGGTGCTCGATCTCTGTTGCGGCTACGGACGTCATGCTCTGGCCCTCGCAGAACACGGATATAAGGTAACGGGGCTTGATAACTCCCACTATCTCATCGATAGAGCACGTGAGCTCTATCCGCATGAGAACGTGAACTATGTTGTTGGAGACATGCGCGGTCCGTTTCCTATGGGCCCCTTCCATGCCATCGCCAACTTCTTCACAAGCTTCGGTTACTTCGATACACACGAACAGAATGTTTCCGTTCTGCATGCGATACGAGCCAACCTTGTCGAGGGCGGTGTGTTTGTGATGGACTTTCTCAATGCAAAACTGTTGCGCTCGACCCTTGTTGCTGAGAGTATGGGGCTTATCGATGACGTAACAGTGATGCAAGAACGGTGGATCGATGAGCCCTTTGTGCGTAAGCGCATCACGATCAGCAATCCTTGTTCATACGAGCAGGAGTTTGAAGAACGGGTGTGGTTGTATGACAAGGATGCGCTGGTTGATATGTGCATTGAAGCCGGACTTCGCGTGAGGTCGATCCATGGTTGGTATGATGGTGCTGAATTCAACGAGGCAATATCTACCCGCTGCATCATCGTAGCCGAGGCAACATGA
- the recR gene encoding recombination protein RecR, with protein sequence MLPSDSIERVVELFASLPTIGKKTARRLAFHVLRQPAEQVEQFARALVEMRTHVRECTVCHTFTDTEVCGICASAKRDPSTICVVEQPSDVMAIERTGDFKGRYHVLHGALSPLDGIGPEDIRLRELIARLGADVQEVILALNPNVEGEVTTQYIAKMASPLGVRLTRIARGVPMGSDLEFADDATLARAFEGRVPV encoded by the coding sequence ATGCTTCCTTCAGATTCCATAGAGCGTGTGGTAGAGCTGTTTGCCTCGCTCCCCACGATCGGAAAAAAGACTGCCCGACGTCTCGCGTTCCATGTTTTGCGCCAACCGGCTGAGCAGGTGGAGCAGTTTGCGCGCGCCTTGGTGGAGATGCGGACCCATGTACGCGAGTGTACAGTGTGCCATACCTTCACCGACACAGAGGTGTGCGGGATCTGTGCGTCTGCCAAGCGTGATCCATCCACGATCTGTGTAGTTGAGCAACCGTCGGACGTAATGGCGATCGAGCGGACAGGAGATTTTAAGGGGCGCTACCATGTATTGCACGGAGCCCTTAGCCCCCTGGATGGGATCGGTCCGGAGGACATCAGATTACGTGAACTTATTGCCCGACTCGGAGCCGATGTTCAAGAGGTCATCCTGGCGCTCAATCCTAACGTTGAGGGAGAGGTGACCACGCAGTACATCGCCAAGATGGCATCGCCGCTTGGTGTTCGATTAACGCGCATCGCGCGTGGTGTTCCGATGGGTTCCGATCTCGAATTCGCCGATGATGCAACACTTGCGCGGGCATTTGAGGGGCGGGTTCCGGTATGA
- a CDS encoding PspA/IM30 family protein, giving the protein MGIFNRISDIFKSNVNDALDNAEDPEKMLKQMVLEMEESVNKTTLAVANAIANEKGLERKIAKERALSAEWQQKAMQALQANREDLAKAALEKKATADKNAADLGPIFAQATATSAKMREQLTALKHKLDEARSRQSTLIARSQAAKAQKQIAQSFSGVGSDAFSKFDKFEGKIEKLESEAVAFEQLAGENTDLDQQFKQLSTSGQVDAELLALKKEMGLLPEANSDKPGDAQ; this is encoded by the coding sequence ATGGGAATCTTCAACCGAATCTCCGACATCTTTAAGTCAAACGTGAACGACGCGCTTGATAATGCGGAGGATCCAGAGAAAATGCTGAAGCAGATGGTTCTTGAGATGGAAGAATCCGTCAACAAGACCACGCTTGCAGTAGCCAACGCCATTGCGAATGAAAAGGGCTTGGAGCGGAAGATCGCCAAGGAGCGAGCCCTGAGCGCTGAGTGGCAACAAAAGGCCATGCAAGCCCTGCAGGCCAATAGGGAAGATCTTGCCAAGGCGGCGTTGGAGAAGAAGGCTACAGCTGACAAAAATGCCGCTGACCTCGGACCGATCTTTGCACAGGCAACAGCAACGTCGGCCAAGATGCGCGAGCAGCTCACGGCACTGAAGCATAAACTCGATGAAGCACGGTCACGCCAAAGCACGCTTATCGCCCGTTCCCAAGCCGCAAAGGCTCAGAAGCAGATCGCTCAATCGTTCTCGGGTGTAGGCAGCGATGCCTTCTCCAAGTTCGACAAGTTCGAAGGCAAGATCGAGAAGCTTGAGTCTGAGGCCGTTGCCTTTGAACAACTCGCCGGCGAGAACACCGACCTCGATCAACAGTTCAAACAGCTCTCAACCAGCGGTCAGGTAGATGCCGAACTCCTTGCCTTGAAGAAGGAAATGGGGCTCCTCCCAGAAGCCAATTCAGATAAGCCAGGAGATGCGCAATGA
- a CDS encoding YbjN domain-containing protein: protein MTPDAIIESTRANVAAILKERFPQTVDFSDGSYALSYGSSSVGVVVRRYTETDTMVEIMAQVVSGAEITPELLKWLLRKNAELHFGAFGLLFDDTIIYTYSLPGSKLDASELEAAVTSVAVIADHYDDEIVKMAGGKRTSDL from the coding sequence ATGACCCCCGACGCGATCATCGAATCAACACGCGCAAACGTTGCGGCCATTCTTAAGGAACGTTTTCCGCAAACGGTTGACTTCAGCGACGGATCGTATGCCCTGTCCTACGGCTCTTCAAGCGTAGGCGTTGTCGTGCGCCGCTACACCGAGACGGACACCATGGTGGAGATCATGGCCCAAGTGGTATCGGGCGCCGAGATCACACCAGAACTGCTCAAGTGGCTCCTCCGCAAAAACGCCGAACTCCACTTCGGAGCCTTCGGACTTCTCTTTGATGACACGATCATCTATACCTACTCGCTCCCGGGCTCCAAACTCGATGCAAGCGAACTCGAAGCCGCCGTTACATCCGTTGCCGTTATCGCCGATCATTATGATGATGAGATCGTGAAGATGGCGGGGGGTAAGCGTACCTCAGATCTTTGA